From a single Desulfobulbaceae bacterium genomic region:
- a CDS encoding KH domain-containing protein, with protein MRELVVFVAKALVDKSDEVTVEELQKDDVVVEELRVAKDDLGKVIGKQGRTAKAIRTVLTAAAAKLDKKVRLEIVE; from the coding sequence ATGAGAGAACTGGTTGTTTTTGTCGCAAAAGCGTTGGTCGATAAGTCTGATGAGGTTACGGTCGAAGAGCTTCAAAAAGACGATGTGGTGGTCGAAGAGCTTCGAGTCGCTAAGGATGATTTAGGGAAGGTCATTGGCAAACAAGGCCGAACTGCGAAAGCGATTCGGACAGTGTTGACTGCCGCTGCTGCTAAACTTGACAAAAAAGTCAGACTCGAGATTGTTGAATAA
- the pdxA gene encoding 4-hydroxythreonine-4-phosphate dehydrogenase PdxA → MGCPVGIGPEIILKFATSYQGPLVPVVLGDAQVLQRTAQLLGLVVGVIPWQPGIQHRPGTILIHQPLYPSDMVFNASDLVWGQPNSGSGQIMAACIEEAVRLVRDGYFSAMVTCPITKAALNDAGYLYPGHTEMLADLCHAKEYAMMMAGRTLRVTLVTIHQGLASVVANLKTEAILRLIKLTGESLRIDFGLSLPRMAVAGLNPHAGEGGLFGDEEERIITPAINAARAEGWQVAGPFPPDTVFHKAVSGEYDAVICMYHDQGLIPFKLLHFEDGVNVTIGLPIVRTSVDHGTAYDIAGQGKANPASLCAAFDLAAEIAGNRQCQREA, encoded by the coding sequence ATGGGATGCCCGGTGGGTATCGGTCCCGAGATCATTCTTAAATTTGCTACGAGTTACCAAGGTCCGCTCGTCCCGGTTGTCCTTGGTGATGCCCAGGTTCTGCAACGAACGGCCCAATTGCTCGGTCTTGTGGTGGGTGTGATCCCCTGGCAGCCCGGAATCCAGCATCGCCCTGGCACGATCCTGATCCACCAGCCACTCTACCCTTCTGATATGGTCTTCAACGCCAGTGATCTTGTCTGGGGACAGCCCAATAGTGGTAGTGGTCAAATTATGGCCGCGTGCATTGAAGAGGCTGTTCGCTTGGTACGGGACGGATATTTCTCAGCTATGGTAACCTGTCCTATAACCAAGGCCGCGCTTAATGATGCCGGATATCTTTATCCTGGCCATACCGAGATGCTGGCTGACCTCTGTCACGCCAAGGAATATGCGATGATGATGGCAGGTCGCACCCTGCGGGTGACCCTGGTCACTATTCATCAAGGACTGGCTTCAGTCGTTGCCAACCTGAAGACTGAAGCTATTCTCCGTTTGATCAAGTTGACTGGTGAGTCATTGCGCATTGATTTTGGGCTTTCTTTGCCTCGGATGGCGGTGGCGGGTCTCAACCCCCATGCCGGGGAGGGAGGGCTTTTCGGTGACGAGGAGGAACGAATTATTACTCCGGCGATTAACGCAGCTCGGGCCGAGGGGTGGCAGGTTGCCGGACCTTTTCCGCCTGACACTGTTTTTCACAAGGCGGTTTCCGGTGAATATGATGCGGTGATTTGCATGTACCATGACCAAGGGCTGATCCCTTTTAAACTTCTCCACTTTGAGGACGGAGTGAATGTAACTATCGGGCTACCGATTGTCAGGACTTCTGTTGATCATGGCACTGCCTATGATATTGCCGGACAGGGCAAGGCCAATCCCGCCAGCCTGTGTGCGGCCTTTGATTTGGCGGCGGAGATCGCTGGTAACCGGCAGTGTCAGCGCGAGGCCTGA
- a CDS encoding YraN family protein, with amino-acid sequence MTKARGEKGRRGEELAAEFLLNLGYQVKVRNYRVPCGEVDIIAEDKGTIVFVEVKTRSSLGFGLPAEAVTPRKQRQIAKAALFFLGQNRAMSRPARFDVVSVVLAAGGPPRIELIKNAFDLTFEG; translated from the coding sequence ATGACCAAGGCTAGAGGAGAGAAGGGAAGGCGTGGCGAAGAATTAGCTGCTGAGTTTCTGCTCAACCTCGGCTATCAGGTGAAGGTTAGGAACTACCGAGTACCTTGTGGTGAGGTTGATATCATTGCTGAAGACAAAGGAACAATAGTGTTTGTCGAGGTTAAAACCCGTTCAAGTCTTGGGTTTGGTTTGCCGGCAGAGGCTGTTACCCCACGGAAGCAACGTCAGATTGCTAAAGCAGCCTTATTCTTTTTGGGTCAGAATAGAGCAATGAGTCGTCCTGCCCGTTTTGATGTTGTTTCGGTAGTTTTAGCTGCTGGCGGTCCCCCCCGCATCGAGTTGATCAAGAATGCCTTTGATCTAACCTTTGAAGGCTGA
- the rimM gene encoding 16S rRNA processing protein RimM has translation MAKVPVVDPHTVAVGTIVKARGLDGEVKVTLYSGDLKELAVFTTILTERSGVVQQYSVEYTRPQGKSVALKLREITTRDQAEALVGCEISVFKSQMPELEADEFYWHEMLGLTVVTDQGKELGTVTSLIATGANDVLVVTGADGEYLIPVIKEIIVHQDNESGILTISPMPGLLEINLPDAC, from the coding sequence ATGGCAAAGGTACCTGTAGTTGATCCTCATACAGTGGCTGTTGGGACCATAGTTAAGGCTCGCGGTCTTGATGGGGAGGTCAAGGTAACTCTTTACTCGGGCGATTTGAAAGAGTTGGCTGTTTTTACGACAATACTCACAGAACGTAGTGGAGTGGTCCAGCAGTATTCAGTAGAGTATACGCGTCCTCAAGGAAAGTCCGTGGCTCTTAAGTTGCGTGAGATTACTACCCGCGACCAAGCCGAAGCTCTTGTCGGTTGTGAAATATCAGTATTCAAAAGTCAGATGCCGGAATTGGAGGCTGATGAATTCTACTGGCATGAGATGCTTGGACTTACCGTGGTTACCGATCAGGGGAAGGAGTTAGGAACTGTAACATCCCTAATCGCCACAGGCGCAAATGATGTCTTGGTTGTAACCGGAGCAGATGGTGAGTATCTGATCCCGGTGATTAAAGAGATAATTGTCCATCAGGATAATGAGTCAGGGATTTTGACCATCAGTCCCATGCCAGGACTTTTGGAAATTAATTTGCCTGATGCGTGTTGA
- the trmD gene encoding tRNA (guanosine(37)-N1)-methyltransferase TrmD — MRVDVLTIFPDLFVSPLEEGIISRALAASALSIEFHNIRDYALGKHAVTDDRPFGGGEGMVMKPEPIVAALQKVESEHPGGHVVFLTPQGRPYTQKVASDLAQKEHLILLCGRYEGVDARVEAYFDDEISIGDYVLTGGELAALVVIDSVTRLLPGVLGCSDSAECDTFSRGLLKHPQYTRPRQFEGIEVPEALLSGDHQAIADWRLVESVKRTRARRPDLIELALFSRREMKMLRRQGIDVSDLVTSMDNGSDA; from the coding sequence ATGCGTGTTGATGTACTGACGATTTTTCCCGATTTGTTTGTCTCTCCGCTTGAGGAAGGGATTATCAGCCGGGCCCTTGCCGCCAGCGCTTTGAGCATTGAATTTCACAATATTCGTGACTATGCCTTAGGTAAACATGCCGTAACCGATGATCGGCCCTTTGGCGGCGGCGAGGGCATGGTAATGAAGCCTGAGCCAATAGTTGCTGCGCTTCAAAAGGTAGAGAGCGAACATCCTGGTGGGCACGTGGTCTTTTTGACACCACAGGGGCGGCCATACACCCAGAAAGTAGCCTCGGATCTGGCACAGAAAGAACATCTGATTTTGCTTTGCGGACGTTATGAAGGGGTTGACGCTCGTGTGGAAGCATATTTCGATGATGAAATATCTATAGGTGATTACGTGCTGACTGGCGGCGAATTGGCCGCGTTGGTCGTGATTGACTCAGTAACACGGTTATTGCCTGGAGTATTAGGGTGCTCGGACTCCGCTGAATGCGATACATTCAGCCGTGGATTGTTAAAGCATCCCCAGTATACCAGGCCACGGCAGTTTGAAGGCATTGAAGTGCCAGAGGCGCTTCTGTCCGGGGATCATCAGGCCATTGCAGATTGGCGTCTTGTCGAGTCTGTGAAACGGACCAGGGCTCGTCGTCCAGACTTGATTGAGCTGGCTCTTTTTTCCCGTCGCGAGATGAAGATGCTTCGGCGGCAGGGCATTGACGTGAGTGACTTAGTAACATCCATGGATAACGGTTCTGATGCTTGA
- a CDS encoding ribonuclease HII, which translates to MTKDKPIRHDPQASLFSVQECDSFSFERELYRQGFRAIAGTDEVGRGPLAGPVVAACVILPRECDFSQFKDSKKLTPAIRQQLTLHLRDIGAVIGVGVISERIIDRYNILQASLLAMKKAMEDMPQVPDFLLVDGKFPVPVSVPQRALVKGDSRSATIAAASIVAKVTRDELMKHYHNQYPHYSFQSNMGYPTAEHRRALAEHGPCPLHRKSFAGVKEFFAGGHDQG; encoded by the coding sequence ATGACAAAAGACAAGCCTATTAGACATGATCCTCAAGCATCCCTCTTTTCAGTTCAGGAGTGTGACTCCTTTTCTTTTGAGCGGGAATTGTATCGCCAAGGTTTTCGAGCGATTGCTGGTACCGATGAGGTTGGTCGCGGTCCTTTGGCAGGACCAGTTGTGGCGGCCTGCGTTATTTTGCCACGGGAGTGTGATTTCTCTCAGTTTAAAGACTCAAAGAAGTTAACTCCTGCTATTCGTCAGCAGTTGACGTTGCATCTTAGAGATATTGGCGCAGTCATTGGGGTGGGGGTGATTTCTGAACGTATTATCGACCGTTACAATATTCTCCAGGCGTCCTTGCTGGCAATGAAGAAGGCCATGGAAGATATGCCTCAGGTTCCTGATTTTCTGCTGGTGGACGGGAAGTTTCCGGTGCCGGTGTCGGTTCCTCAGCGCGCCTTGGTCAAGGGGGATTCCAGAAGCGCTACCATCGCTGCTGCGTCGATTGTGGCCAAGGTAACCCGTGATGAGTTAATGAAACACTACCACAACCAGTACCCACACTACTCTTTTCAGTCAAACATGGGCTATCCCACGGCGGAACATCGGCGTGCTCTTGCGGAACACGGGCCATGTCCCTTGCATCGAAAGTCGTTTGCGGGGGTCAAAGAGTTCTTTGCTGGTGGCCATGACCAAGGCTAG
- the rpsP gene encoding 30S ribosomal protein S16: MAVRIRLSRFGRKKKPFYRIVVQNSEARRDGKFLEIVGTYNPMIEPHEVTIHHEKLQDWLDKGAEPTTTVKSLLAKNAAPAAE; encoded by the coding sequence ATGGCTGTCAGGATTAGATTAAGCCGGTTTGGTCGTAAGAAGAAACCCTTTTATCGGATTGTTGTCCAAAATTCCGAAGCCCGTCGCGATGGCAAGTTTCTTGAGATCGTTGGAACCTATAACCCGATGATTGAACCGCATGAAGTGACCATTCACCATGAGAAGTTGCAGGATTGGCTTGATAAGGGCGCGGAACCGACAACAACGGTAAAGAGCCTGTTGGCTAAGAATGCAGCTCCGGCTGCTGAATAG
- a CDS encoding signal recognition particle protein, translating into MFETLSDRLEGVFKKLRGQGTLTEANVQDALREVRMALLEADVNFTVVKDFIASVTARAIGQDVLQSLSPGQQVVKLVHEALIDLLGGATEDLRLTGPSPAVIIVVGLQGSGKTTTSAKLAKQLKKKGRRPYLVPADVYRPAAIEQLRVLGQSIDVPVHPSLASQDPVDICKSALIAAKHNLYDTVIVDTAGRLHVDEALMAELGRIKEAVGPREILLVADAMTGQDAVSVADSFHRMLTLTGIILSKMEGDARGGAALSIKKVTSCPIKFVGTGEDLDGLEVFHPDRLASRILGMGDVLSLIEKAEEVVDKKKAEALAKKLKHNTFTLEDFRDQIQQIKKMGSLEQIMGMIPGLNKFKQIKNMPKPDEKELARVEAIINSMTKAERRRYEIINASRRQRIASGSGTTVQDVNRVLKNYSEMLKMMGKMRGPMFGGTSSKMNVGNKKRKKLSGLR; encoded by the coding sequence ATGTTTGAAACACTATCAGACCGCCTCGAAGGGGTCTTTAAAAAACTACGGGGTCAGGGGACCCTGACCGAAGCGAACGTCCAGGACGCATTGCGTGAAGTACGCATGGCCTTGTTGGAGGCCGATGTTAATTTCACCGTGGTCAAGGACTTCATTGCATCGGTTACTGCACGTGCCATAGGTCAGGACGTCCTGCAGAGTCTTTCTCCTGGGCAGCAAGTGGTCAAGCTCGTCCATGAGGCGTTGATTGATCTTTTAGGAGGAGCGACAGAGGACCTTCGGCTGACGGGACCATCTCCTGCTGTTATTATTGTTGTCGGTCTTCAGGGGTCAGGAAAGACTACAACCTCGGCAAAGCTTGCCAAACAGCTTAAGAAGAAGGGCAGACGTCCGTATCTGGTTCCGGCGGATGTCTATCGTCCTGCTGCGATTGAACAGCTTCGGGTCTTGGGGCAGTCCATTGATGTTCCGGTCCATCCGTCTCTGGCGAGTCAGGATCCGGTAGATATTTGTAAGAGCGCGCTTATTGCCGCTAAGCATAATCTCTACGATACTGTCATTGTTGATACTGCTGGTCGTCTTCATGTAGACGAGGCCCTGATGGCGGAGCTTGGCAGAATTAAGGAGGCGGTTGGACCACGCGAAATACTCCTTGTCGCCGATGCGATGACCGGCCAAGATGCGGTGTCGGTCGCTGATTCGTTCCATCGGATGCTTACACTGACCGGCATTATTCTGTCGAAGATGGAGGGTGATGCCCGAGGCGGAGCTGCTCTTTCCATCAAGAAGGTTACTTCGTGTCCCATCAAGTTTGTCGGTACGGGCGAAGATTTGGACGGGCTGGAGGTTTTTCATCCGGATCGTCTGGCATCGCGTATCCTTGGCATGGGCGATGTTTTGTCCTTGATCGAAAAAGCGGAAGAAGTTGTTGATAAGAAGAAGGCAGAAGCCCTTGCCAAGAAACTTAAGCATAACACCTTTACGCTGGAAGATTTTCGGGATCAGATTCAGCAAATCAAAAAAATGGGAAGTCTGGAACAGATCATGGGCATGATCCCCGGACTCAATAAGTTTAAGCAGATCAAGAACATGCCTAAGCCGGATGAAAAAGAGTTGGCCCGTGTCGAGGCGATCATCAACTCCATGACCAAGGCTGAGAGGCGGCGTTATGAGATCATTAATGCCAGCCGTCGGCAGCGGATTGCGTCAGGTAGTGGGACGACGGTTCAGGACGTCAATCGTGTTCTCAAGAACTATAGCGAGATGTTGAAGATGATGGGTAAGATGCGGGGGCCGATGTTTGGCGGAACATCATCGAAGATGAATGTTGGCAATAAAAAACGAAAGAAACTCAGTGGGTTGCGTTGA
- a CDS encoding 50S ribosomal protein L19, with protein sequence MTVIQKIEQENMRFDIPTFRPGDTVDVHIRILEGAKERIQIFKGVVIRVKRGSMDASFTVRKVSHGIGVEKTFALHSPKIEKIEVITMGRVRRSRLYYLRNLRGKAARIKERGLR encoded by the coding sequence ATGACTGTGATTCAAAAGATTGAACAGGAAAACATGCGTTTTGATATCCCTACATTTCGTCCTGGGGATACTGTGGATGTACATATCAGAATTTTAGAGGGCGCGAAGGAGCGGATCCAGATTTTTAAGGGTGTGGTCATTCGAGTAAAGCGAGGTTCAATGGACGCAAGCTTTACTGTGCGTAAAGTTTCCCATGGGATTGGGGTAGAAAAGACCTTTGCCCTTCATTCGCCGAAGATTGAAAAAATTGAAGTTATAACCATGGGCCGCGTCCGTCGTTCACGTCTTTACTATCTCAGAAATCTGCGCGGTAAGGCTGCACGAATTAAGGAAAGAGGACTTCGTTAA
- a CDS encoding RNA methyltransferase: MLDIALVHYPVCNAKKEIIGAAVTNLDIHDIARAGRSYGVDNFFIITPFADQQKLVGEIIDHWRTGYGAQHNPDRREAFSIVSICPSLEELYSNYSVKGLSRPMVVATSAKVQERTLEFAVLRQRLADGEHILLLFGTGSGLTPEVMAAVDVVLPPVGSRETYNHLSVRSACSIVLDRLLGVL, from the coding sequence ATGCTTGATATCGCCTTAGTCCATTACCCTGTATGCAATGCCAAGAAAGAGATTATCGGGGCTGCTGTTACAAACTTGGATATTCATGATATTGCCCGGGCAGGAAGGTCCTATGGGGTGGATAATTTTTTTATCATCACCCCTTTTGCGGATCAACAGAAATTGGTTGGTGAGATTATAGATCATTGGCGTACAGGGTATGGGGCACAGCATAACCCAGACCGGAGAGAGGCTTTTTCCATTGTCAGTATCTGCCCCAGTCTTGAAGAACTGTATTCGAATTATTCGGTGAAAGGCCTTAGCCGACCGATGGTCGTGGCAACAAGCGCCAAGGTACAGGAGAGGACATTGGAATTTGCGGTTCTCCGTCAGCGATTGGCGGATGGAGAGCATATATTGCTTTTGTTTGGCACCGGCTCTGGTTTGACACCGGAAGTCATGGCAGCTGTTGATGTTGTTCTGCCACCTGTTGGCAGTAGAGAAACGTATAATCATCTTTCCGTCCGTTCTGCCTGCTCAATCGTATTGGATCGTTTGTTGGGCGTGCTTTAG
- a CDS encoding dTMP kinase: MSPDMKRTGILIAFEGIDGTGKSTQISLLADWLRQQGYDVVVTREPTNGVYGQRIRRLYQARDSVSRQEELDLFLADRQEHVEQLIAPALAEGKIVLTDRYYYSTAAYQGVHGFDPAAIIRQNEAFAPVPDLVILINIRPEDAVMRIERYRQEELNHFEQEEGLRQVAKVFADLTNDCIRRVDGSEPVDVVHGRVVAEVMESGILL, from the coding sequence ATGAGCCCAGATATGAAGCGGACGGGAATTCTTATCGCCTTTGAGGGTATTGACGGCACCGGAAAATCAACACAGATTTCCTTGCTGGCGGATTGGCTGCGTCAGCAGGGGTATGATGTTGTAGTTACCAGAGAACCAACCAATGGAGTTTACGGGCAGCGGATCAGGCGCCTGTACCAGGCCCGTGATTCGGTGAGTCGCCAAGAGGAACTGGATCTTTTTTTGGCGGATCGTCAGGAGCATGTGGAGCAGTTGATCGCACCGGCCTTGGCAGAGGGAAAGATTGTTTTGACCGACCGCTATTATTATTCCACAGCCGCCTATCAGGGAGTTCATGGATTCGATCCGGCAGCAATTATCCGGCAGAATGAAGCATTCGCTCCGGTTCCTGATCTCGTGATCCTGATTAATATCCGTCCGGAGGATGCGGTGATGCGTATCGAGCGTTATCGACAGGAGGAACTCAATCACTTCGAGCAGGAGGAGGGGTTGCGGCAGGTCGCCAAGGTTTTTGCCGATTTGACCAACGACTGTATTCGGCGGGTTGACGGTAGCGAGCCCGTTGATGTAGTTCATGGTCGGGTCGTTGCCGAGGTCATGGAGTCCGGCATCCTTTTATGA
- a CDS encoding GNAT family N-acetyltransferase, with protein MSLLGIHVLLPSDQVQITQILKGWDHFSSEAIDAAMEFCEEAACHPFQQYYGYCAKVDRVVVGFVVFGLAPLTDRCWDLYWIGVAPRFSRQGVGEALVRYMEHIIIGQHGRQVYIDTSSLSDFIPACRFYQKMGFRNIACLKDYYRQGDDKLIYVKDLSG; from the coding sequence ATGAGCTTACTCGGTATTCATGTGTTGCTGCCTTCTGATCAAGTCCAGATTACCCAGATTCTTAAAGGATGGGATCATTTTTCCTCGGAAGCCATTGACGCGGCTATGGAATTTTGTGAGGAGGCAGCCTGTCATCCCTTTCAGCAATACTATGGATATTGTGCCAAGGTTGATAGGGTTGTCGTAGGATTTGTCGTTTTTGGTCTCGCCCCTTTGACGGATCGGTGCTGGGATCTATATTGGATAGGAGTAGCTCCGCGCTTTTCCAGGCAAGGCGTTGGGGAGGCACTTGTTCGCTATATGGAACATATTATTATTGGTCAGCACGGCAGGCAAGTTTATATCGATACATCCTCTCTGTCTGATTTTATCCCAGCCTGTCGTTTTTATCAAAAAATGGGCTTTCGGAATATCGCTTGCCTTAAGGATTATTATCGTCAGGGTGATGATAAGCTTATCTATGTTAAGGATCTTTCTGGGTAA